The Aethina tumida isolate Nest 87 chromosome 6, icAetTumi1.1, whole genome shotgun sequence nucleotide sequence TTTGTGTCAACTTGGCAGTTTCGTTAGCTTCGTTGGCGGTTTGGGTGAAGATGATCGTCCTGTTCTTGGACGTGCCTTCGTCGTTGAACTCTTTGTCGAAGTCATCCTCTTTCTGACTCGGTTCGTTGTTACCGAAGCGAGAGAACTGAGCGATGAACCTTAACTTGGCCAAAATCTTGCCGATCTTCTTCTGCAGCAACGTGGGGGCGTCTTCATTGTCTTCGATGGTTTTCACGTCTTCCTCTTCGACTGGCCCTTCTTTCTCCTCTTGCAGGCGTTTCAGCTTCTTCATCCTCAGGTCTACTATGTTGTTGTTAACAGGGTTGGAAGCTGAGGCTGATGATATTAAGAAGAAAACGAACTGGAGTTGTAGAGGAACGAAGTTGAGACACGTTTTTGACTCaagcattatttataataaaaattaaatagtttaaatgtttatgaaaacatgaaaatttaatgttaagttGAAGGGTGTGATAAAAACTTTTGTCTAAAATAGAAACTTAAATGGTTAAAGGTGCATTGGTTTGTCCAACTTTCAtggtaatatttatgtgatttgtttgtttaattgataACTTACCTTCTGGACTTTTGTGAAAACTACAAACAAAAGTATTTGTAGTAAATTTTGTTAGTCTCTCtccttgtttttaaattaataaagcaacaattgtttaaaattatttattatatacccTGTatgtacaattatattaatataatataaacttaaagtGTTGCTGGTGCATTATTTTGTCCGGCTTGAGCAACAGCTCCATAAGCAAGTCCTAAAATACTTCCCAACACTTCTATGAAAAATACTCCAATATCTGATGGTTTAATTGATAAGTTTCCCTTAGGACTCTAGTTAAAAACAACAGTAAAACTATTAGCGACAAATTCAACTATGATTAGATGGATTGATTTACCtctcgttttattttatccgTTTGTATGTTGATTGTGATTCTGTCGGGCTTATCTTGTTTGGTCGGCGTCTCCAGCTCTTCAAGACTCTCCACGCTGGCGGTCGGCTCAATTTCGTCCGCCGTTTGTGTCAACTTGGCAGTTTCGTTAGCTTCGTTGGCGATTTGGGTGAAGATGATCGTCCTGTTCTTGGACGTACCTTCGTCGTTGAACTCTTTGTCGAAGTCATCCTCTTCCTGACTCGGTTCGTTGTTACCGAAGCGAGAAAACTGAGCGATGAACCTTAACTTCGACTGGTCCTTCTTTCTCCTCTTGCAGGCGTTCCAGCTTCTTCATCCTCAGGTCTACTATGTTGTTGTTAACATAGTTGGGAGCTGAAGCTGATGATATTAAGAAGGCAACGAACTGGGGTTGTACAGGAACGAAGTTGAGACATGTTTTGACTcgatcattatttatataaaaaattaaatagtttatatgtttatgaaaatgtgaaaatgtatTGTCCAGTTGAAGGGTGAGATAAAAACTTGTGTCTAAATAGAATCTTAAATGGTTGAAGATGCATTGGTTTGTCCAGCTTTCAtggtaatatttatgtgatttgttgttttaattgataactTACCTTCTGGACTTTGGTGAAAACTAAGAACAAAAGTATTAGtagtaaatattgttaatctctctccttgtttttaaattaataaagcaacacttgtttaaaattatttattttatgcccTGTatgtacaattatattaatataatataaacttaaagtGTTGCTGGTGCATTATTTTGTCCGGCTTGAGCAACAGCTCCATAAGCAAGTCCTAAAATACTTCCCAGCACTTCCATGAAAAATACTCCAATATCTGAAGGTTTAATTGATAAGTTTCCCTTAGGACTCTAGTTAAAAACAACAGTAAAACTATTAGTAACAAATACAACCATGATTAGATGGATTGATTTACCTCTCGTTTGATTTTATCCGTTTGTATGTTGATTGTGATCCTGTCGGGCTTATCTTGCTTGGTCGGCGTCTCCAGTTCTTCAAGACTCTCCACGCTGGCGGTCGGCTCAACTTCGTCCGCCGTTTGTGTCAACTTGGCAGTTTCGTTAGCTTCGTTGGCGGTTTGGGTGAAGATGATCGTCCTGTTCTTGGACGTACCTTCGTCGTTGAACTCTTTGTCGAAGTCATCCTCTTCCTGACTCGGTTCGTTGTTACCGAAGCGAGAAAACTGAGCGATGAACCTTAACTTAGCCAAAATCTTGCCTATCTTCTTCTGCAACAACGTGGGGGCGGCTTCGTTGTCTTCGACGACTTTCACGTCTTCCTCTTCGACCGGTCCTTCTTTCTCCTCTTGCAGGCGTTCCAGCTTCTTCATCCTCAGGTCTGCTATGTTGCTGTTTACTGAGGGGTTGGGAGCTGAGGCTGATGATATTAAGGCGGGCAACGAACTGGGGTTGTACAGGAACGGCGTTGAGGCGCATCTTTGACTGAACTAcaattaacacaattaaaaaatagtccaATTCTGcacgaaaaaacaaaaacttacGGTTAGGATGAAGAGCGTGGTAAAAACGTGTGTGCAATAcattgttgttgtttgttgATTACATAAAACAGCACCGGGGCACACAATTAAGTAAGTAAAGGAACGACGAAAACGCCAgctgaattaataataacaatcccTTCTTCCaaattattgcaaaatttCAATCAACCAACGGCACGGACTTTGAAGCTACACAATTCC carries:
- the LOC109606262 gene encoding uncharacterized protein LOC109606262 isoform X9, whose amino-acid sequence is MYCTHVFTTLFILTFSQRCASTPFLYNPSSLPALISSASAPNPSVNSNIADLRMKKLERLQEEKEGPVEEEDVKVVEDNEAAPTLLQKKIGKILAKLRFIAQFSRFGNNEPSQEEDDFDKEFNDEGTSKNRTIIFTQTANEANETAKLTQTADEIEPTASVESLEELETPTKQDKPDRITINIQTDKIKRESPKGNLSIKPSDIGVFFMEVLGSILGLAYGAVAQAGQNNAPATL
- the LOC109606262 gene encoding uncharacterized protein LOC109606262 isoform X10, whose protein sequence is MYCTHVFTTLFILTFSQRCASTPFLYNPSSLPALISSASAPNPSVNSNIADLRMKKLERLQEEKEGPVEEEDVKVVEDNEAAPTLLQKKIGKILAKLRFIAQFSRFGNNEPSQEEDDFDKEFNDEGTSKNRTIIFTQTANEANETAKLTQTADEVEPTASVESLEELETPTKQDKPDRITINIQTDKIKRESPKGNLSIKPSDIGVFFHGSVGKYFRTCLWSCCSSRTK
- the LOC109606262 gene encoding uncharacterized protein LOC109606262 isoform X5, coding for MYCTHVFTTLFILTFSQRCASTPFLYNPSSLPALISSASAPNPSVNSNIADLRMKKLERLQEEKEGPVEEEDVKVVEDNEAAPTLLQKKIGKILAKLRFIAQFSRFGNNEPSQEEDDFDKEFNDEGTSKNRTIIFTQTANEANETAKLTQTADEVEPTASVESLEELETPTKQDKPDRITINIQTDKIKRESPKGNLSIKPSDIGVFFMEVLGSILGLAYGAVAQAGQNNAPATL
- the LOC109606262 gene encoding uncharacterized protein LOC109606262 isoform X1, which encodes MYCTHVFTTLFILTFSQRCASTPFLYNPSSLPALISSASAPNPSVNSNIADLRMKKLERLQEEKEGPVEEEDVKVVEDNEAAPTLLQKKIGKILAKLRFIAQFSRFGNNEPSQEEDDFDKEFNDEGTSKNRTIIFTQTANEANETAKLTQTADEVEPTASVESLEELETPTKQDKPDRITINIQTDKIKRESPKGNLSIKPSDIGVFFMEVLGSILGLAYGAVAQAGQNNAPATL
- the LOC109606262 gene encoding uncharacterized protein LOC109606262 isoform X3, with translation MYCTHVFTTLFILTFSQRCASTPFLYNPSSLPALISSASAPNPSVNSNIADLRMKKLERLQEEKEGPVEEEDVKVVEDNEAAPTLLQKKIGKILAKLRFIAQFSRFGNNEPSQEEDDFDKEFNDEGTSKNRTIIFTQTANEANETAKLTQTADEVEPTASVESLEELETPTKQDKPDRITINIQTDKIKRESPKGNLSIKPSDIGVFFMEVLGSILGLAYGAVAQAGQNNAPATL